Below is a genomic region from Polluticoccus soli.
GCGGAAGGTGCTGGTGTAGGCCACTATTTTCCGATTCTATCTTTAGGTATGATCACCAAGCTTTTACCCGACCAAATGGAAATGTATTTTTCCGATACTGTCGACACCTGCGACTGACCCGTGATCTTTTCATATAACTTCACCGTGCAAATATCAGTAGGCGTGATGTAAGGACTAAATTCGGGAAGATGCGTATGAAGCTGCCCCATAGTGTTTGATTCCTCAGCAGGATATTTGAATTGAATAAGACTTTTGTGCATCGGCTGCATTGATTTCACTTCGTATTTATCGCCAAAACGAATTAGATAGTCGTTACCAAGCAAAAGCATCCCAGGCTCGCTCGTACCAGTCATCACATACACGTCCTTTCTCTTCGCATCTACCAATGGTACAATATTCATTTGCGTGCCACGGTAGTATTTAAAATTTGTGTCGCGCTCTAACACTTCTGCGGCTTTTTTCCTCAACGTGTAATACTCATGCTCCAGTGGTGTAAAGCTTCGCTCTTCAAGACTGGCAAAACCCTGCTCCAGCGAATAACTTGTATCAAATGAGACCGTTCCAATTACAACTGGCGTTTCGGCTTTAGAAAAGAAGATGCATTTCGTTATCAATCCCTCGGGATAGGAAAAATAGCCTCCAATCTTACTTTTGTCATCATATTTGGCCATAAAGATATCAGTTCCGTACCATGAAGCCATTTCTGATCTGTACAACAACATCGCTTCGTCCGCAATACCAGACGCGATTTTTTCAAGGTCAGGCGTTGTGAGCTGCTGGGCGGGAACCTGAGCAAACGATACACCTGCACCTAAAAGGGCAAGAGCAAATAGGATAGTTTTCATAAAAACCGGTTTGCTGTAAGATAGTATACTGATGCGACGAATTATAGCATAATCCCCATGCCACTTCGACCTAAACCACTTCTGGTCGAAGTATTTACTTCGCCCCACCCCCTTGCCAGCATCCGCTGGCTGCAGCGCAATTACACAGAGTAGATAATAGTTACCGGTTGTCCTGCAGCGGTTGCTCGTCAGCCTGCTTTTTTCCTTTACGCGTCTTGGTTGGCTCTGACTGTTGCGGTGCGGGTGTCGGCGATGTAGCAGCAACACGATAGTCCTTAAACTTCACCAGCTTACCGCCTTTGAACGTGCCTTCCATATCCACATTACCTTCTCCATCCCAAACTTTCCAGGTATCAATAGGTACATTGTCTTTAAAATACATCTCGATAGCCTTCTTCTTCGTCTCGCTATTGAGGTAAATAAACTCACCGTCCCATATAGACCGCTGCTGCAGCACTTTTGTAAAATCATAGAACTGGCTGACAAATCGTTCGGCGCCAGCCAGCGCGGTGTTGCTCTCATCATACTCTATTCTGCGGCGGCTTTCCATATGCCACCAGTCTTTGTCCAGCCTGTCGGCTTCAGAATAACCGTCCTTTGTAAATTCCTTGACCACATCGTTAAACACCGTTTCCAGCTGCGCCTGGGTAAAGGCCTTATAGCTCTCGGTGACCATGGCCTGTTTAAAAAGACCGTAAGCCACCCATTTACCATCCGCCATACCATTCACAAAATTCTTTTCGGCCACCAACGTGCCATCCACCCACCAATAGTTGAATTTGCCATTCTTTACACCGCGGTTATAGTTGCCCTGGAAAGCCTTTTGGCCATTCACAAAGTAAAAAGTGCAGATGCCCTCAAATTCCTTAGTAGGGAACATGTTCATGTACAGGTCCAGTTCTTCTACTTTATTCTGTCTCGGATCGTAGAGTTGGGTAGTATCCAGCGGCCAGACCATTTCGCCAGCATCAGCGGTTTTCCAGGCATAGAAATAATCGCCCTCAAACTTCTTGGCACCGTTAGGGTAATATTCTACTTTCTTTTG
It encodes:
- a CDS encoding toxin-antitoxin system YwqK family antitoxin produces the protein MRTFFLIILLAAGCQSIAQKKVEYYPNGAKKFEGDYFYAWKTADAGEMVWPLDTTQLYDPRQNKVEELDLYMNMFPTKEFEGICTFYFVNGQKAFQGNYNRGVKNGKFNYWWVDGTLVAEKNFVNGMADGKWVAYGLFKQAMVTESYKAFTQAQLETVFNDVVKEFTKDGYSEADRLDKDWWHMESRRRIEYDESNTALAGAERFVSQFYDFTKVLQQRSIWDGEFIYLNSETKKKAIEMYFKDNVPIDTWKVWDGEGNVDMEGTFKGGKLVKFKDYRVAATSPTPAPQQSEPTKTRKGKKQADEQPLQDNR